A window of Elusimicrobiota bacterium contains these coding sequences:
- a CDS encoding lamin tail domain-containing protein, with the protein MNYPVALPQGSSLQNKNMIKTSIKNYKLKIKNCGLFLTFIFHFSFFIFHCLYAASPVRINELTANISGGKDWIEFYNCSSGDINLDQWSVEAAKLSGGANPCKTFPAVTISSGAYFVLKFNDSTADEITADDGDGYKEFYTGVGITGLTGTDNVIVLRNSLSDIVDAVVFCNGDDKWTAGDSLFSDAISANQWTGAVDEGSAAELGSSASKSLARDDKSTDTDAEDVAKTDWQATSDRTEGRKNPAFPVTPPAGAGNIYGKITEVAPGISGGDFVEIYITNGSNITGAKLYEGKTVIKTLPNLNTAAKMYLVVHCSQAGTDETTDTNGNGYIDLYSDESTPGLTGTDNNLTLKNADGTMVDFVSFAEDSSSYTGEQSVYDTAVSTGQWAHPSDVTDAVGTEDYYIHGSVSWSESTTGSITRKIDPSSQTGQPLDTNTKTDWYEGSATKGQGPYGTAAKETTKILEVFQSPFSPARDGKYSYCVIAYNVEANSQVTVRVFDTNGRLVKILLDQIDVPAGGANTVNWDGKDEDGATVSIGVYIVHIEVQNKKTGNIKTAAKRVVVARKI; encoded by the coding sequence ATGAACTACCCTGTGGCTCTGCCACAGGGTAGTTCATTGCAAAATAAAAATATGATAAAAACATCAATTAAAAATTATAAATTAAAAATTAAAAATTGTGGATTGTTTTTGACTTTTATTTTTCATTTTTCATTTTTCATTTTTCATTGCCTCTATGCTGCTTCACCAGTTCGTATCAACGAACTTACTGCGAATATCTCAGGTGGCAAGGACTGGATAGAGTTCTATAACTGTTCCAGTGGCGATATCAATCTTGACCAGTGGTCTGTAGAAGCTGCAAAACTATCCGGTGGCGCTAATCCGTGTAAAACATTCCCAGCAGTCACAATCTCATCCGGTGCTTATTTTGTGTTAAAGTTTAATGATTCAACTGCGGATGAAATTACTGCTGATGATGGCGATGGCTATAAGGAGTTTTATACCGGTGTAGGAATTACAGGGCTAACCGGCACGGATAATGTGATTGTTTTAAGAAACTCGCTCAGTGATATTGTAGATGCTGTGGTGTTCTGTAATGGTGATGATAAATGGACTGCTGGCGATTCGTTATTTTCAGATGCGATTTCGGCTAATCAATGGACTGGCGCGGTTGACGAAGGTAGCGCTGCAGAACTTGGCTCGTCTGCATCTAAATCGCTTGCACGCGATGATAAGTCAACCGATACGGATGCTGAAGATGTCGCAAAAACCGACTGGCAGGCGACTTCAGACCGTACAGAAGGACGTAAAAACCCGGCATTCCCGGTGACTCCTCCCGCAGGTGCCGGCAATATCTATGGTAAAATAACCGAAGTCGCACCAGGTATTTCAGGCGGCGATTTTGTAGAGATTTACATAACAAACGGCTCTAATATCACAGGTGCAAAATTGTATGAGGGTAAAACAGTTATCAAAACATTACCGAACCTGAATACTGCTGCAAAGATGTATCTGGTTGTGCATTGCTCACAAGCGGGAACTGATGAAACAACTGATACAAACGGAAACGGCTATATTGATTTATATTCAGACGAATCAACACCGGGGCTGACAGGGACTGATAATAATCTTACACTCAAAAATGCCGACGGGACTATGGTTGACTTTGTCAGTTTTGCAGAAGATAGTTCGTCTTATACCGGCGAACAATCTGTGTATGATACCGCAGTTTCAACCGGTCAGTGGGCTCATCCTTCTGATGTAACAGATGCAGTTGGAACGGAGGACTATTATATTCATGGCTCAGTCAGTTGGTCTGAATCTACTACCGGCTCAATTACCCGAAAAATAGACCCGTCATCTCAAACAGGTCAGCCGTTAGATACGAATACCAAAACCGATTGGTATGAAGGCAGTGCGACAAAAGGGCAGGGACCTTACGGGACTGCTGCGAAAGAAACTACAAAAATTTTGGAAGTATTCCAGTCGCCATTCTCACCTGCAAGAGATGGTAAGTACTCGTATTGTGTGATTGCGTACAATGTAGAGGCAAATAGCCAGGTAACAGTCCGAGTGTTTGATACTAACGGTCGGCTGGTAAAAATTTTGCTTGACCAAATAGATGTGCCTGCAGGCGGCGCAAATACAGTCAACTGGGATGGTAAAGATGAAGACGGCGCTACAGTATCTATTGGTGTGTATATCGTCCATATAGAAGTTCAGAACAAAAAAACAGGCAATATAAAAACTGCCGCAAAACGAGTTGTAGTCGCACGAAAAATATGA